The following coding sequences lie in one Eremothecium sinecaudum strain ATCC 58844 chromosome IV, complete sequence genomic window:
- the VPS28 gene encoding ESCRT-I subunit protein VPS28 (Syntenic homolog of Ashbya gossypii ADR043W; Syntenic homolog of Saccharomyces cerevisiae YPL065W (VPS28)) — MDSKIPSSHQGFSNHTNTSNPKLLEEIPLFGSETTPQQREVTETLAEIYSVIIALDQVEKSYLKDGISNTEYTNAVSKLLAQYKTYLTNNKDVEEEFVSLDKFKEKWNISASNAITRIERGIPVTVEHAIRDISSEDINATNSGASKFSAKAVAEVTGNFITAMDALKLNYKAKDQLHPLMSELLLSINRVTSQDFENRAKLVNWIVSINKMKVDELLSEEESRELLFDLESAYKSFYLLLG; from the coding sequence ATGGATTCTAAGATACCTTCAAGCCATCAGGGTTTTAGTAACCATACGAATACCTCAAACCCAAAACTATTAGAAGAAATTCCGTTGTTTGGCTCGGAAACAACACCCCAGCAGCGAGAAGTTACAGAAACCCTAGCAGAAATATACTCTGTCATTATAGCACTTGACCAGGTAGAGAAGTCATACTTGAAGGATGGTATCAGTAATACTGAATATACAAATGCAGTCAGTAAACTCCTTGCACAGTATAAGACTTATTTGACTAATAATAAAGACGTCGAAGAGGAATTTGTAAGTCTTGATAAATTTAAGGAAAAGTGGAATATTAGTGCTTCAAATGCAATAACAAGGATTGAAAGGGGTATACCAGTTACTGTTGAGCATGCTATTCGAGATATTTCCAGTGAAGACATTAATGCTACTAATTCGGGTGCTTCAAAGTTCAGtgcgaaagcagttgcGGAGGTAACTGGCAATTTTATTACTGCCATGGATGCTCTAAAATTGAACTACAAAGCAAAAGACCAACTTCATCCCTTAATGTCGGAACTTCTGCTGAGTATAAATAGGGTCACTTCTCAGGATTTCGAAAACAGGGCAAAACTCGTGAATTGGATAGTTTCCataaataaaatgaaaGTTGACGAGCTGCTGAGCGAAGAGGAATCGAGGGAATTGCTCTTTGATTTAGAAAGTGCATATAAATCATTCTATTTATTGTTGGGATGA
- the RGL1 gene encoding Rgl1p (Syntenic homolog of Ashbya gossypii ADR042W; Syntenic homolog of Saccharomyces cerevisiae YPL066W) yields the protein MPHPVISLKPSYNSIIRGCPGIPETLPRMEFELRIRSNDGKPFIVEKIQVSLVTTEALAGSGPSFTSKGKLEMETVNYKKNIRVTSKRIVGVDIPLTIAIPDNIKETNYNKFGQTYTEFRCRVQYVLHRPKGSSNDYVPLSETLSTIVNIEKYNLIASPQLFPPLTRKVLSPNKKFEVQYCIKTPCLTMEDVLDIELEILPNLAKLYGPSYSQKLFNKRLKLKSIVLELKEYLEVHDSRVVSKEHTLVSELYPFNNVIGDSGISLSTSLTVSTGIPLFSKFLKSLGEPISATISEIQPNLDDKSIPEVVILKSKNSKSKELQTHCSITTRGRLFSISHGLSMKFKISNGKDFEIKQPLDISPWSKADINIVEQCIRKELGVAKNALNFYNTFGGIGYNKKTGITEYPPLHCVIYMPDKETLNDLGVYYTSEHKNAQRIPIIE from the coding sequence ATGCCACATCCTGTAATATCGCTAAAGCCCAGTTATAATTCCATTATTAGAGGATGTCCCGGGATACCAGAAACTCTTCCAAGAATGGAATTTGAACTCAGAATACGATCAAATGATGGTAAACCATTCATAGTTGAGAAAATACAGGTTTCATTAGTTACTACAGAGGCTCTGGCAGGTTCCGGGCCATCATTTACTTCTAAAGGGAAGTTAGAAATGGAGACAGTGAACTATAAAAAGAATATAAGGGTGACTTCTAAAAGGATAGTTGGCGTTGATATCCCTTTAACTATCGCTATTCCtgataatattaaagaaaCCAATTATAACAAGTTCGGTCAAACTTATACAGAGTTCCGATGTAGGGTTCAATACGTTCTACACAGACCTAAAGGTTCAAGCAATGATTATGTACCTTTATCAGAAACGCTGTCAACTATAGTGAATATTGAAAAATACAATTTAATAGCTTCACCACAGTTATTCCCTCCATTAACAAGAAAGGTACTTTCTCCCAACAAAAAATTTGAAGTGCAATACTGCATCAAAACCCCATGTTTAACTATGGAAGATGTCCTCGATATTGAATTAGAGATTCTGCCAAATTTGGCAAAACTATATGGACCATCATATTCACAAAAGTTGTTTAATAAACGCCTGAAGCTGAAGAGTATTGTTTTAGAGCTCAAGGAATACCTAGAGGTTCATGATTCCAGGGTGGTGAGTAAGGAGCATACCCTGGTGAGTGAACTCTATCCATTTAACAATGTTATCGGTGATTCAGGGATTAGTCTATCTACCAGTTTAACTGTTTCCACAGGAATTCCACTATTCAGTAAATTTCTGAAGTCATTGGGCGAGCCGATATCTGCTACTATATCTGAAATTCAGCCTAATTTGGACGATAAATCTATCCCGGAAGTTGTAATACTTAAAAGTAAAAATAGTAAGTCAAAGGAATTGCAAACTCACTGCTCAATAACAACCAGAGGACGTCTATTCTCAATCTCCCATGGTTTATCAATgaaatttaaaatatcCAATGGCAAAGATTTTGAAATAAAGCAACCATTAGACATATCTCCGTGGTCTAAAGCTGACATCAATATTGTTGAACAGTGTATAAGAAAAGAACTTGGTGTTGCGAAAAATGCACTTAATTTTTATAATACTTTTGGTGGTATCGGTTACAATAAGAAAACAGGTATTACCGAATACCCTCCACTGCATTGTGTTATTTACATGCCTGATAAAGAGACATTGAACGATTTGGGTGTTTACTATACTTCAGAACATAAAAATGCTCAAAGGATACCAATAATTGAATAA
- the MCM7 gene encoding DNA replication licensing factor MCM7 (Syntenic homolog of Ashbya gossypii ADR041W; Syntenic homolog of Saccharomyces cerevisiae YBR202W (MCM7)) yields the protein MSTALPTIQLDIDYTKIKDEIEDFIVHFKEQELSLEESDEIGVGPKYLNLLQQVANREIGTVYIELDDLYVYQQQKIADNVPLSSSNLCWMIMENAYRYIELFSSVLDKLLPAPNKEFDYKDDVLDVILHQRQLRNQKQLNERRMEWEQMGGNYEDANINEMLQQNEDGQDDLFPAILTRSYDLYLKPLALPGITKTGKKIRSEFGPFSVREIKASHLGKLITVRGIITRVSDVKPSVMVTAYTCDQCGAEVFQEVNRRTFTPFLECQSKQCQQNETKGQLFMSTRASKFNAFQECKIQELSDQVPIGHIPRTLTIHVNGSLVRSMVPGDVVNVSGIYLPSPYTGFKALKAGLLTETYLEAQNVLQHKKKFSAFEITPEVEQRVHEIVKQGDVYNRLAKSIAPEIYGHLDVKKALLLLLVGGVNKEVGDGMKIRGDINICLMGDPGVAKSQLLKAICKITPRGVYTTGKGSSGVGLTAAVMKDPVTDEMVLEGGALVLSDNGICCIDEFDKMDENDRTAIHEVMEQQTISISKAGINTTLNARTSILAAANPLYGRYNPRLSPLENINLPAALLSRFDIMFLLLDMPNRELDEKLAEHVAYVHMHNKQPDLDFEPVDPSRMREFIAFAKTKRPIMTSEVNDRIVQSYIRMRQDSKHATDPRHQFGQATPRTLLAIIRLSQALAKLRFSDIVETEDVDEALRLTQVSKESLYHQSETKYDDESPTTKIYIIIKKLATDGNQFNKTLPLDTISKIVRSRGFTQQQLDSCIEEYTYLNIWHRLEDNVLKFVDGSEDDMQASQDQDTEMGEA from the coding sequence ATGAGTACCGCTCTTCCAACGATTCAGTTGGACATCGACTATACAAAAATTAAAGATGAGATAGAAGATTTTATAGTTCATTTTAAGGAACAGGAATTGTCTTTAGAGGAGAGTGATGAGATTGGTGTTGGTCCTAAGTACTTGAATTTGCTTCAGCAGGTTGCAAACAGAGAGATTGGTACAGTTTATATTGAGCTTGATGATTTATATGTGTACCAACAGCAGAAAATCGCCGATAATGTCCCATTGTCAAGCAGTAACTTGTGCTGGATGATAATGGAGAATGCATATAGGTATATTGAACTCTTTTCCTCAGTCTTGGACAAGCTTCTGCCGGCTCCAAATAAGGAATTTGACTACAAGGACGATGTGCTGGATGTGATTTTGCACCAAAGACAATTGCGGAACCAGAAACAGCTTAATGAGAGGAGAATGGAGTGGGAGCAAATGGGCGGAAACTATGAAGATGCCAACATTAATGAAATGCTTCAGCAAAATGAAGATGGCCAGGACGATCTATTTCCGGCAATTTTGACAAGGAGTTACGATCTGTATTTGAAACCACTTGCTTTGCCAGGAATCACGAAAACTGGCAAGAAAATTAGATCAGAATTTGGTCCATTCAGTGTCAGAGAAATCAAAGCATCGCACCTTGGTAAGCTAATTACTGTGCGCGGGATCATTACAAGAGTCTCTGATGTGAAGCCTTCAGTAATGGTTACTGCATATACATGTGACCAATGTGGTGCGGAGGTGTTCCAGGAAGTCAATAGGCGTACTTTCACTCCATTCCTTGAATGCCAATCAAAGCAATGTCAGCAGAATGAGACCAAGGGCCAATTATTTATGTCGACTAGAGCATCTAAATTTAATGCGTTCCAAGAGTGTAAAATTCAAGAGTTGTCAGACCAAGTTCCAATAGGTCATATACCCCGAACCCTTACAATCCATGTTAACGGATCTTTAGTGAGATCGATGGTTCCCGGTGATGTCGTTAACGTAAGCGGCATATATCTTCCTTCGCCTTATACAGGGTTCAAGGCATTGAAGGCAGGGTTACTCACAGAAACGTATTTAGAAGCGCAGAATGTCCTACAGCATAAAAAGAAGTTTTCAGCATTTGAAATAACTCCAGAGGTTGAGCAGCGTGTGCATGAAATTGTGAAGCAAGGAGATGTTTATAACCGTTTGGCAAAATCTATTGCGCCTGAAATCTATGGGCACCTCGATGTAAAGAAAGCGCTACTGCTCTTACTTGTAGGGGGAGTAAATAAAGAAGTCGGCGATGGTATGAAGATTAGGGGAGATATTAATATCTGTTTGATGGGTGATCCTGGTGTTGCAAAATCGCAGTTACTGAAAGCAATTTGTAAAATTACACCCAGAGGTGTATATACAACTGGTAAAGGTTCTTCCGGTGTGGGATTAACTGCAGCAGTCATGAAAGATCCTGTTACTGATGAAATGGTCTTGGAAGGTGGTGCATTGGTTCTTTCTGATAATGGTATCTGCTGTATTGATGAATTCGATAAGATGGATGAGAACGACAGAACTGCTATTCACGAAGTCATGGAACAACAGACAATTTCTATTTCCAAGGCAGGCATAAATACAACTTTAAACGCTAGAACGTCAATTTTAGCGGCTGCAAATCCTCTCTATGGTAGATATAACCCAAGACTATCGCCTTTGGAAAATATTAACCTTCCAGCTGCGCTACTTTCGAGATTCGACATAATGTTCTTATTACTAGACATGCCAAACAGGGAGCTAGATGAGAAGCTGGCAGAGCATGTTGCATATGTTCACATGCATAATAAACAACCAGATCTAGATTTTGAACCTGTGGATCCTTCGAGAATGAGAGAGTTTATAGCCTTTGCCAAAACAAAAAGACCAATCATGACTTCCGAAGTTAATGACCGAATTGTTCAATCGTATATCCGAATGAGGCAGGATTCCAAGCATGCTACAGACCCAAGGCATCAATTTGGTCAAGCAACCCCAAGAACTTTATTAGCAATAATCAGGTTATCCCAGGCATTGGCCAAGCTGCGATTTAGTGACATAGTAGAAACTGAGGATGTCGATGAAGCATTGCGATTAACCCAAGTCTCGAAAGAATCGCTCTATCATCAATCCGAAACTAAGTACGATGATGAATCGCCCACCACGAAGATTTacatcatcatcaaaaaGCTTGCTACAGATGGCAATCAATTTAATAAGACACTACCACTCGATACTATATCTAAAATTGTTAGGTCGAGAGGTTTTACACAACAGCAACTGGATAGCTGTATTGAGGAGTACACatatttgaatatttggCACAGATTAGAAGATAATGTATTGAAGTTTGTCGATGGCAGTGAAGATGACATGCAAGCTTCCCAAGATCAAGATACCGAGATGGGAGAAGCATGA
- a CDS encoding HDR054Wp (Syntenic homolog of Ashbya gossypii NOHBY121 AAR108W-A; No homolog in Saccharomyces cerevisiae; Syntenic homolog of Kluyveromyces lactis KLLA0E23211g), with protein sequence MHRGLLQKRTLQPVRYHSRLASHNSQFNKPTILYGFYLTLGFTVPFLLSYYETYHQTTEELSVLKSKLNPRCVFARWI encoded by the coding sequence ATGCACCGCGGTTTGCTTCAAAAACGTACCCTCCAGCCTGTGAGATATCATTCACGTCTGGCATCGCACAATTCGCAGTTTAATAAGCCTACTATTTTATATGGTTTTTATTTAACACTGGGTTTTACAGTTCCTTTTCTCTTATCATACTATGAAACATATCATCAAACTACTGAGGAGCTAAGTGTACTTAAGAGTAAACTCAATCCGCGGTGCGTGTTTGCAAGGTGGATTTAA
- a CDS encoding HDR055Wp (Syntenic homolog of Ashbya gossypii AEL236C; Syntenic homolog of Saccharomyces cerevisiae YPL068C) — protein sequence MELRRSTRLKKSYNELELTSYEQDAELKGLEKDAKDEKGSAYEESLGGQVRKRAGVKKPVYGIMASQSPILAKCLDNDCRNVSELPSLPRPRYSFRRPESVPSTSLLNVKKDVLERCITDISRWCNYHEQHNDPKSSHLNSALSALYIKGENISTARNIINQLSQLKDELDKPHEEYCPDDLIAVIKQNGVLPQHEPERQLLSLAEEHGYSPDWDWVSALAQLHDIDLQDIADIITSKHMKKSMVVGPQGSQTSYKNDIQHLSNKWNKLLTRERNVAVFWPAKTPNRKTGPTNVKLNSESGNSAFTPFSNMSAASLDGNVPSSNLPPVDKPKDELRDIPLLF from the coding sequence ATGGAGCTTAGGAGAAGTACTAGACTGAAGAAATCATATAATGAATTAGAATTGACGTCTTATGAACAGGATGCAGAACTTAAGGGGCTTGAAAAGGACGCTAAGGATGAAAAAGGCTCTGCTTATGAGGAATCTTTGGGTGGACAGGTGCGCAAACGTGCTGGTGTAAAGAAACCGGTGTATGGGATCATGGCGTCTCAATCGCCTATACTCGCGAAATGTTTGGATAATGATTGTCGTAATGTTTCAGAATTGCCAAGTTTACCTCGTCCCAGGTACTCTTTCAGAAGGCCTGAAAGTGTTCCGTCTACATCGCTTTTAAATGTGAAGAAGGACGTTTTAGAAAGATGTATCACTGATATTTCACGCTGGTGCAATTACCATGAACAACATAATGACCCTAAATCTTCTCATCTGAATTCGGCTTTGTCCGCTTTATACATAAAGGGAGAAAATATATCTACAGCAAGGAATATTATCAACCAGTTATCGCAACTGAAAGATGAGCTCGATAAACCGCATGAAGAATACTGCCCCGACGACCTGATAGCAGTTATTAAGCAGAACGGTGTTCTTCCACAGCATGAACCTGAGCGGCAACTATTGTCCTTAGCGGAGGAACATGGCTACTCACCGGATTGGGATTGGGTTAGCGCACTAGCTCAGCTACATGATATCGACCTTCAAGATATAGCAGACATTATTACGTCAAAACACATGAAAAAAAGCATGGTAGTGGGTCCCCAGGGCTCACAGACCTCGTATAAGAACGACATACAACATTTATCCAATAAATGGAATAAGTTGCTGACAAGAGAGCGAAATGTGGCAGTATTTTGGCCCGCCAAAACGCCTAATAGAAAAACTGGACCTACTAATGTCAAACTTAATTCAGAAAGCGGAAATTCAGCGTTCACACCATTTTCTAACATGTCTGCCGCTTCCCTGGATGGTAATGTTCCATCTTCCAACTTACCGCCAGTGGATAAACCAAAAGATGAGCTCCGCGACATACCGttattattttaa
- the DER1 gene encoding derlin (Syntenic homolog of Ashbya gossypii AEL237W; Syntenic homolog of Saccharomyces cerevisiae YBR201W (DER1)), with amino-acid sequence MDLIIANAFGEIQPVTRFYSLCIFACMIAHSNGCLSKLPNNIDLLIKKRNILGILLSIFNTGQGFDMYFLIHTVLQLSTIEKMVGDSKRFVWYILIIASLSITFSCFLKVGDSVIMVDLIKKNMTYYILKKHNFEQFPMIGLFAFMDMVFQNLHLAILVLQGHGLSLFVVSILPGFILYFIGEVLSKIYMKDFLVPPGQWFSVENEQ; translated from the coding sequence ATGGATCTGATTATCGCTAATGCGTTTGGGGAAATCCAGCCGGTAACGAGGTTCTATTCCCTGTGCATTTTTGCCTGCATGATAGCTCATAGTAATGGATGTCTAAGCAAATTACCAAATAACATTGATCTACTTATTAAAAAGAGAAACATACTAGGTATCTTATTATCGATATTTAATACAGGTCAAGGATTTGACATGTATTTTTTAATACATACGGTATTACAGCTATCGACCATTGAAAAGATGGTAGGGGATTCGAAACGTTTTGTCTGGTACATACTAATTATTGCATCCCTATCAATAACCTTCTCATGTTTCCTCAAGGTGGGCGATAGTGTGATAATGGTGGACCTAATAAAAAAGAATATGACATATTATATCCTCAAGAAACATAATTTTGAGCAATTTCCTATGATTGGGCTATTTGCTTTTATGGATATGGTATTTCAAAACCTTCATTTGGCGATTCTTGTATTGCAGGGACATGGGCTAAGTTTATTTGTGGTATCAATATTACCGGGATTTATCTTATACTTTATTGGAGAAGTTCTTTCTAAAATATACATGAAGGATTTTTTGGTACCCCCAGGGCAGTGGTTTTCTGTGGAAAATGAACAATAA
- the BTS1 gene encoding farnesyltranstransferase (Syntenic homolog of Ashbya gossypii AEL238C; Syntenic homolog of Saccharomyces cerevisiae YPL069C (BTS1)) translates to MDLIESITFQPPLWSIEQERIIKLPYEHLASNPGKNIRNKLIHVFNKFYKLDEDKVNKISQLLEILHISSLLIDDIEDDSPYRRGRPSAHVLYGTPMTINAANYMYFVSMLHLQQLSENEESATLTKLLVIFNEEMVNLHRGQGLDIYWRDNFVIPNEQDYFQMVMNKTGGLFRLAVRIMECLQSNYDKTLVPFSNLLGVLYQVRDDYMNLKDPQMIQSKGFASDITEGKFSYPLIHALHYAKAQDPEGFEFLTSTLKMRSPDDDVKNKVVDYLENVSLSIQHTKKWLEEFTDSIKEKYMPGDDKELFNIIESLGSL, encoded by the coding sequence ATGGATTTAATTGAGTCCATTACTTTTCAGCCTCCTCTGTGGTCTATAGAACAAGAGCGCATAATTAAGCTACCTTACGAACATCTCGCTTCGAATCCAGGAAAGAATATTCGGAACAAACTAATTCATGTGTTCAATAAGTTTTACAAGCTTGATGAGGATAAGGTAAATAAGATATCACAACTTTTGGAGATTTTGCATATTTCTAGCTTGTTAATAGATGATATAGAAGATGATTCACCATACCGTCGTGGGCGCCCATCTGCACATGTTTTATACGGTACTCCAATGACTATAAATGCAGCCAACTATATGTATTTTGTTTCCATGTTGCATTTACAGCAGTTATCAGAGAATGAGGAGTCAGCCACTCTGACTAAACTACTGGTGATATTTAACGAGGAAATGGTGAATTTGCATCGGGGCCAAGGGCTGGATATATATTGGAGAGACAATTTTGTTATTCCGAATGAACAGGATTACTTTCAGATGGTCATGAATAAGACTGGCGGGCTTTTTAGGTTGGCAGTACGTATTATGGAGTGTTTGCAGAGCAATTACGATAAAACCCTGGTACCATTTAGTAATCTACTTGGCGTTTTATACCAAGTTCGCGATGATTATATGAATCTTAAGGACCCTCAGATGATTCAGAGCAAGGGATTTGCTAGCGACATTACAGAAGGAAAGTTTTCATACCCTCTGATCCATGCCTTACATTATGCGAAAGCGCAAGACCCAGAAGGGTTTGAATTCCTAACTTCAACGCTTAAGATGCGTTCTCCTGATGATGATGTCAAGAACAAAGTGGTTGACTACCTTGAAAATGTAAGTCTTTCCATACAGCATACTAAAAAATGGTTGGAAGAGTTTACCGATTCgattaaagaaaaatatatgCCTGGCGATGATAAGGAGCTATTTAACATCATAGAGAGTCTTGGCTCACTATAA
- the MUK1 gene encoding guanine nucleotide exchange factor MUK1 (Syntenic homolog of Ashbya gossypii AEL239W; Syntenic homolog of Saccharomyces cerevisiae YPL070W (MUK1)): protein MVASPTGRMPSCNSVEPNKSVRATSFQEDCSSESSVNSKQSSRLSRTSNKEEFDRNVLQIERLPKELLRLVDVFIDDLKQPKYLKPLSIFQLSGLFQEFYVSFDMTCVQLLNGEMNSGGSLSPVNYDNLPFSAKNSLSAGFSGIFNKSRSGSVVKLKKQQSINQDSDIAVNSQPPVSPDELERSSRQKELTNLKIERYMELCERDIFQKIQEVGTSVLGSSRNGSINRSLQILELFRNSPEFIEYDSILTTKILDLQHLAQRNELNLAEFLGMPDSINFNSELLGGYLRVLVEDRISPFEKMMQLLDMHDSMTELGNATSNDDYLPMLLYVIIMNPINTLYLNILFIRLFRYHKKLVANEQYVVTNMTAAMCFLENLTYEDLPDSVKKHTSPGLLFKLSDRIKIPEIKMKGKPDLPRVHSKSTVGFSLDTSLRYIYGRLKSYTPPASYNNSANGNNGNPHQKPTSPKRGQHDCHNQGRAQYELPPPARNSSHNSPSIEDSCNHRLAIPESWKKYRNRNFDDLTLSEMRLVFSTYQKLLQTLEP from the coding sequence ATGGTTGCCAGCCCAACTGGAAGAATGCCTAGTTGTAACTCAGTAGAGCCAAATAAGTCAGTTCGCGCTACTAGTTTTCAAGAAGATTGTAGTAGCGAGTCATCGGTCAACTCCAAACAGTCAAGTAGGTTATCAAGAACATCCAATAAAGAGGAATTTGATAGAAATGTGTTGCAGATTGAAAGGTTACCTAAAGAGTTGTTGAGGCTAGTAGACGTCTTTATAGATGATTTGAAGCAACCGAAGTACCTGAAGCCGCTATCGATATTTCAGCTATCAGGGCTATTTCAGGAGTTCTATGTTAGTTTTGATATGACCTGTGTTCAGCTGTTGAACGGGGAGATGAATAGTGGGGGGTCTCTAAGTCCAGTTAACTACGATAATTTACCGTTCAGCGCTAAAAATTCATTGAGCGCAGGATTTAGTGGCATATTCAACAAGAGTAGGAGTGGGAGCGTCGTGAAGCTTAAGAAACAGCAGTCTATAAATCAAGATAGTGATATAGCGGTTAATTCGCAGCCTCCAGTCAGTCCAGATGAGCTTGAGAGGAGCTCTCGCCAAAAGGAATTGACAAACCTTAAAATAGAGAGGTATATGGAATTATGCGAGCGAGATATTTTCCAAAAGATACAGGAAGTGGGAACATCTGTTCTAGGAAGTTCTCGGAATGGTTCGATTAACCGTTCCCTTCAAATTTTGGAGTTGTTTCGGAACAGTCCTGAATTTATTGAGTATGACAGCATATTGACCACCAAAATTCTCGACTTACAGCATTTGGCCCAAAGAAATGAACTAAATCTAGCAGAGTTCCTAGGAATGCCTGATAGTATTAATTTCAACTCTGAGTTATTAGGAGGTTATTTACGAGTACTAGTGGAAGATCGCATCTCACCATTTGAAAAGATGATGCAACTATTGGATATGCATGACTCCATGACAGAACTTGGCAATGCTACAAGTAATGATGACTACTTGCCAATGTTACTCtatgttattattatgaACCCGATTAACACACTCTATCTAAATATCCTGTTCATTCGGCTTTTTCGGTACCACAAGAAGCTAGTGGCTAACGAGCAGTATGTTGTAACGAATATGACAGCAGCCATGTGCTTCTTGGAAAACCTAACGTATGAAGACTTACCGGATAGCGTTAAAAAACATACATCCCCAGGGCTACTTTTCAAGCTATCAGATAGAATTAAGATACCCGAGATAAAAATGAAGGGCAAGCCTGATTTACCACGCGTGCACTCCAAGTCCACCGTTGGTTTCTCATTGGACACTTCGTTACGATACATATATGGTAGGCTCAAATCTTATACACCACCTGCCTCATATAATAATTCTGCAAATGGTAATAATGGTAATCCTCACCAAAAACCTACATCACCTAAACGAGGACAGCATGACTGCCATAACCAAGGCCGAGCACAATACGAGCTGCCACCGCCGGCCAGAAATAGTTCTCATAATTCTCCAAGCATTGAGGACTCTTGTAACCATAGATTGGCTATACCCGAGTCCTGGAAAAAGTATAGAAACCGAAATTTCGATGACTTAACGTTGTCTGAAATGAGGTTAGTATTCAGCACCTACCAAAAGTTGTTACAAACTCTGGAACCTTAA
- a CDS encoding uncharacterized protein (Syntenic homolog of Ashbya gossypii AEL240C; Syntenic homolog of Saccharomyces cerevisiae YPL071C): MGRCLKLTTIFKMKRPHTDYVGISSYKRQRLVSDLENLSLNDEPLQGVGAKRYSSGLELCCERQIDYEVLPDCLKEQIVGLVRGDGEEDKTLIQTRVLRMVWEDVYQKGMQVVKWVNWKEYMYKSWLSWYQRWTYMLETLEDVDMENYDSDVVMEDVDMEG, translated from the coding sequence ATGGGCCGTTGCCTGAAGTTAACCACTATATTTAAGATGAAAAGGCCTCATACTGATTATGTTGGTATCTCATCCTATAAGCGACAAAGGCTTGTCTCTGATTTAGAGAATTTATCACTTAATGATGAACCCTTGCAAGGTGTTGGCGCTAAGAGGTACAGTTCAGGTTTGGAGTTATGTTGTGAAAGACAGATTGATTATGAGGTGTTGCCAGACTGTCTGAAAGAACAAATAGTAGGGCTAGTACGTGGTGATGGGGAAGAAGATAAGACACTAATTCAAACTAGGGTTTTAAGGATGGTATGGGAAGATGTTTATCAGAAGGGTATGCAAGTAGTGAAGTGGGTTAATTGGAAGGAATATATGTATAAGTCATGGTTGAGCTGGTACCAGCGATGGACTTATATGTTGGAGACGTTAGAAGATGTTGATATGGAAAATTACGATAGCGACGTTGTTATGGAGGACGTAGATATGGAGGGTTAG